The following are encoded together in the Bradymonas sediminis genome:
- a CDS encoding glutathione S-transferase family protein, whose product MGKMIDGKWSTEWYSADTKGHFIREDTVFDGQIRADGSTDFPVEAGRYHLYVSLACPWAHRTLIARALLGLEDVISVSVVHWLMADDGWEFLPGDDPDATEDFANGTRYLREVYAKSDPNYTGRVTVPVLWDKKTNTIVNNESRDILRMMSTQFSALATREFDLYPSDLSAEIDRITDAIYTPINNGVYRAGFASSQEAYDEAVTEVFEALDYWDEHLSKQRYLCGARLTEADICLFTTLVRFEPVYSTHFKCNIRRLSEYPNLWNYLLDIYQTPHVAETVNLRHIKHHYYCSHPTVNPTGIIARGFVIDYDAPHDRDRFELSASICPGR is encoded by the coding sequence ATGGGTAAAATGATCGATGGCAAGTGGAGCACCGAGTGGTATTCAGCCGACACCAAGGGCCATTTCATTCGCGAAGACACCGTCTTTGACGGCCAAATTCGCGCCGATGGTTCCACCGACTTCCCCGTGGAAGCCGGGCGCTATCACCTCTATGTCTCGCTGGCCTGCCCCTGGGCGCACCGCACCCTGATCGCGCGTGCGCTGCTCGGCCTGGAGGACGTCATCTCGGTCTCGGTGGTGCATTGGCTGATGGCCGATGATGGCTGGGAGTTTCTGCCCGGCGACGACCCCGACGCCACCGAAGACTTCGCCAACGGCACGCGCTATCTGCGTGAGGTCTATGCCAAGTCCGACCCCAATTATACCGGTCGCGTCACCGTGCCCGTGCTCTGGGACAAGAAGACCAACACGATCGTCAATAACGAGTCGCGCGATATTCTGCGCATGATGAGCACTCAATTCAGCGCGCTGGCCACCCGCGAATTCGACCTCTACCCGAGCGACCTGAGCGCCGAGATCGACCGCATCACCGATGCCATCTACACCCCCATCAATAACGGTGTGTACCGCGCAGGCTTCGCCTCCTCGCAGGAAGCCTACGACGAGGCCGTGACCGAGGTCTTCGAGGCGCTCGACTATTGGGATGAGCACCTCTCCAAACAGCGCTACCTGTGCGGCGCGCGCCTCACCGAGGCCGACATCTGCCTATTCACGACCCTGGTGCGCTTTGAACCGGTCTACTCGACCCATTTCAAATGCAATATCCGCCGGCTCTCGGAATACCCCAACCTGTGGAATTATTTGCTCGATATCTACCAGACGCCGCATGTCGCCGAGACGGTCAACCTGCGCCATATCAAGCATCACTATTATTGCAGCCACCCGACCGTGAACCCCACCGGAATCATCGCGCGCGGATTCGTCATCGACTATGACGCCCCCCACGACCGCGACCGTTTCGAGTTATCTGCGTCTATTTGCCCTGGGCGGTGA
- a CDS encoding TetR/AcrR family transcriptional regulator: MTQPPKKKSRRNTRANGRATRTRILTEATRFFADTGYEATSVRQIAQAAEIDAATLLYHFGDKAGLFAEVYRLGHLEFLAVLNPLLMRLRRVDSRAELRDVLDDFIVEMHEFVASNLSFIRLALYRILEDSSEIIPLEDSLQSVAITTIASIFDDLSERGIIREIDTRAFVSFIIASFTTWHMTGRTKPSWLGEPGLGSRDGRARSEAFYIDLVETFLLGEFDRHER, translated from the coding sequence ATGACCCAACCCCCTAAAAAAAAGTCCAGACGAAACACCCGCGCCAATGGCCGCGCCACCCGCACCCGCATCCTGACCGAAGCCACGCGCTTCTTCGCCGACACCGGCTACGAAGCGACCTCGGTGCGCCAGATCGCCCAGGCCGCCGAGATCGACGCGGCCACCCTCCTCTATCACTTCGGCGACAAGGCCGGGCTCTTCGCCGAGGTCTATCGCCTGGGACACCTGGAATTTTTGGCGGTCCTCAATCCTTTACTGATGCGACTGCGCCGCGTCGACTCGCGGGCTGAGCTGCGAGATGTATTGGATGACTTCATCGTTGAAATGCACGAATTCGTCGCCTCCAACCTCAGCTTTATCCGCCTGGCGCTCTATCGCATCCTCGAAGATTCCAGCGAGATCATTCCGCTGGAAGACTCCCTGCAATCGGTGGCCATCACGACCATCGCCAGCATCTTCGATGATCTTTCGGAGCGTGGTATCATCCGCGAAATCGACACCCGAGCGTTCGTCTCATTTATCATCGCCTCCTTCACCACCTGGCATATGACTGGCCGCACCAAACCGAGTTGGTTGGGCGAGCCGGGCCTTGGCAGCCGTGATGGGCGCGCGCGCTCGGAAGCGTTCTATATCGACCTTGTCGAGACGTTTTTGCTCGGCGAGTTTGACCGGCACGAGCGCTGA
- a CDS encoding L-threonylcarbamoyladenylate synthase, which produces MNKDAYRATLVEVDAALPDPTALAAPARALAAGHLAAFPTDTVYGLGANALEDAAVAKIFVAKGRPSNNPLIVHIADLEDIHRVVADFPPLAQELAKTFWPGALTLILKRHESVADLVSAGLDTVAVRMPAHPVARALIRQAGVPIAAPSANRYTEVSPTTAAHVLDGLGDAIDFVIDAGPTSVGLESTVLSLIDSPPQILRPGMITLAQIAEVAPDVCYAAPTFLVGPENRPSPGLARKHYSPRAALKIVGQPSSLLQQMPNPPDCACILVDPADALTTSLAGAVRVLGRDPLLYARNLYAALHELDAEQFGTIIVQRPPDDDRWRAIHDRLERAQD; this is translated from the coding sequence GTGAACAAAGACGCCTATCGCGCGACGCTTGTCGAAGTCGACGCCGCCCTGCCCGATCCCACCGCCCTCGCCGCTCCGGCGCGCGCGCTCGCCGCCGGGCATCTGGCGGCCTTCCCCACCGACACCGTTTATGGCCTGGGCGCCAACGCCCTCGAAGACGCCGCGGTCGCCAAGATCTTTGTGGCCAAGGGACGCCCGTCCAATAACCCGCTGATCGTGCATATCGCCGATCTCGAAGACATCCACCGGGTCGTCGCCGACTTCCCACCCCTGGCCCAAGAACTCGCCAAAACCTTCTGGCCCGGCGCGTTGACGCTCATCTTAAAGCGCCACGAATCGGTCGCGGATTTGGTCAGCGCCGGGCTCGACACCGTCGCGGTTCGCATGCCCGCGCACCCGGTCGCCCGCGCCTTAATTCGCCAGGCCGGCGTCCCCATCGCTGCTCCCAGCGCCAACCGCTATACCGAGGTTTCGCCCACCACCGCGGCCCATGTCTTAGACGGCCTGGGCGACGCGATTGACTTTGTGATCGACGCCGGCCCGACATCGGTGGGGCTTGAATCCACGGTGCTCTCGCTGATCGACAGCCCACCGCAAATTCTACGCCCCGGGATGATTACTCTGGCCCAGATTGCCGAGGTTGCCCCCGACGTCTGCTACGCCGCGCCGACCTTCTTGGTGGGCCCAGAAAACCGCCCATCCCCCGGACTAGCGCGCAAACATTATTCGCCGCGCGCCGCGCTCAAGATCGTCGGGCAGCCGTCCTCCCTGCTCCAACAGATGCCCAACCCGCCCGACTGCGCCTGCATCCTGGTGGACCCTGCCGACGCCCTGACAACCTCGCTTGCCGGCGCGGTCCGGGTGCTCGGGCGCGACCCACTGCTCTACGCGCGAAACCTCTACGCCGCCCTGCACGAGCTTGACGCGGAGCAATTCGGAACCATTATCGTGCAACGTCCGCCGGATGACGACCGCTGGCGCGCGATCCACGACCGCCTGGAGCGCGCCCAAGACTGA